In a single window of the Candidatus Omnitrophota bacterium genome:
- a CDS encoding NfeD family protein, producing MWIYIALLILIGFFLLFAELFVPGGILGVIGVGAMGAAVWLCFTHYGPQEGFFVLLFCVVGVVVFAIVAFKLIPHTFVGRWLILDKKICREDGVGPSNLDKENLVGKEGVAESGLRPSGIAVIGGNRYDVVTEGEYILPRCRIRVLRVDSNRIVVGQA from the coding sequence ATGTGGATATATATCGCCTTGCTGATTCTGATCGGCTTTTTTTTGCTTTTTGCGGAATTATTCGTTCCCGGCGGCATTTTGGGAGTTATCGGCGTCGGCGCGATGGGTGCAGCGGTCTGGCTGTGCTTTACCCATTACGGACCGCAGGAAGGATTTTTCGTTTTGCTTTTCTGCGTCGTCGGCGTCGTGGTATTCGCCATCGTTGCGTTTAAATTAATTCCTCATACCTTTGTGGGACGCTGGTTGATTTTAGATAAAAAAATTTGCCGGGAAGACGGCGTCGGCCCCAGCAATCTCGATAAAGAAAATCTTGTCGGGAAGGAAGGCGTCGCCGAAAGCGGATTGCGTCCATCGGGCATCGCCGTCATCGGCGGCAACCGGTACGATGTGGTTACGGAAGGAGAATACATTCTTCCCCGCTGCCGCATCCGCGTACTGCGGGTGGACAGCAACCGTATCGTTGTAGGCCAGGCCTGA